One stretch of Ornithinimicrobium ciconiae DNA includes these proteins:
- the hrpA gene encoding ATP-dependent RNA helicase HrpA: MSLMPTERANPPRRARGQQQGDQRRRPGRRGPRQEPGPQQRAPRAAARQAMLPAKINYPPDLPVVERRADIAAAIRDHQVVIVAGETGSGKTTQLPKICLELGRGIQGTIGHTQPRRIAARSVAERISEELGVELGTTVGYQVRFTDKSTRDTLVKVMTDGILLAELQRDRDLRRYDTLIIDEAHERSLNIDFILGYLKQLLPRRPDLKVIITSATIDVARFAEHFADADGRPAPVVEVTGRSYPVEIRFRPLTRPGPPTKDGVPRDVEIDQVTGVCEAVEELWTEDPGGGPADILVFCSGEREIRDVADALDGMNLPGTEVLPLYGRLSAAEQHRVFSRHSGRRIVVSTNVAETSLTVPGIRYVIDTGTARISRYSQRLKVQRLPIEPISQASANQRSGRCGRLADGIAVRLYSQEDFEARPEFTEPEILRTNLASVILQMTNLGLGDIAGFPFLEPPDSRQIADGVRLLDELQAIDPDAPVHVPRKRLTPYGRAIVALPVDPRLARMVIEAERNGALREVSVIVSALSMQDPRERPVDAQAQADQSHARFKDEHSDFMTLLNLWRYLKEQQKALSGSAFRRMCKREYLHYLRVREWQDLHSQLTSATKSLGLQANSNEPSADQIHQSLLAGLLSHVGLYDRDKREYAGARGARFVIQPGSVLHRKNPDWVMTAELVETTRLWARVNAPTDPAWVERAAAHLVKRSYSEPRWSRSRASAVATERVTLYGVPLIADRAVPYGRIDPEVARDLFIRHGLVEGDWDTRHDFFHANRRLIRELGELEARARRRDILVDDETLVDFYEARIPPEVVSGAHFDTWWKSARRQDSQLLTFTEDLLVSDDASLVSDTDYPGTWRQGDLEFTVTYQFEPGSGSDGVTVHVPIEVLNQVRPDGFDWLVPGLREELATALVKSLPKDLRRNFVPAPDHARRALAAIGAPRDEQETFVEALADELDARRVVPVSASDFDVDRVPDHLRVTFAVERAPRLGSRRGRSRPRVELLGEGKDLAALQAELAPAVRTTMARAAASIERTGLTSWTEAIGILPETFEQQVGGKTVVGYPALVDTGKAVDVRVLGTASEADRATRVGVRRLLLLGTTPPWKRLLALLTNQQKLSLGHNPHGSVPLLLQDALACAVDSVVAEMPGARVRSPQDFDRALAIVKQQAVPRVLQIVESLAPILDTSREVTLGLQRLTAPAAAEMATDLRRQLDLLIRPGFVAATGYQRLPHLRRYLAAMAERLEKGALDLAKDRDRMATVHTVEEEFATFLAKLPPHRRRDEDVVDIGWLLQELRVSLFAQRLGTPQPVSPKRIYAAMDRAEDLSF; this comes from the coding sequence ATGTCTCTCATGCCCACCGAGCGCGCCAACCCACCTCGGCGTGCCCGCGGACAGCAGCAAGGGGATCAGCGGCGCCGCCCGGGCCGACGTGGCCCGCGGCAGGAGCCGGGTCCGCAGCAGCGCGCCCCGCGTGCCGCCGCTCGCCAGGCCATGCTGCCAGCGAAGATCAACTATCCGCCCGACCTGCCGGTCGTCGAGCGCCGCGCGGACATCGCCGCCGCCATCCGGGACCACCAGGTCGTGATCGTCGCGGGGGAGACCGGCTCGGGCAAGACCACCCAGCTGCCCAAGATCTGCCTCGAGCTCGGCCGGGGCATCCAGGGCACGATCGGGCACACCCAGCCGCGGCGGATCGCAGCCCGCTCGGTGGCCGAGCGGATCAGCGAGGAGCTGGGTGTCGAGCTCGGCACGACGGTCGGCTATCAGGTCCGTTTCACCGACAAGTCCACCCGGGACACGCTGGTCAAGGTGATGACCGACGGCATCCTGCTGGCCGAGCTGCAGCGAGACCGTGACCTGCGCCGTTATGACACGCTCATCATCGACGAGGCCCACGAGCGCAGTCTCAACATCGACTTCATCCTCGGTTACCTCAAGCAGCTGCTGCCGCGCCGCCCCGACCTGAAGGTGATCATCACCTCGGCCACCATCGACGTGGCCCGCTTCGCCGAGCACTTCGCCGACGCCGACGGGCGGCCGGCGCCGGTCGTGGAGGTCACCGGGCGCAGCTATCCCGTCGAGATCCGCTTCCGCCCGTTGACCCGGCCGGGGCCGCCGACCAAGGACGGAGTGCCCCGCGACGTCGAGATCGACCAGGTCACCGGCGTCTGCGAGGCGGTCGAGGAGCTGTGGACCGAGGATCCCGGCGGTGGCCCGGCCGACATCCTGGTCTTCTGCTCCGGTGAGCGAGAGATCCGCGACGTCGCCGATGCCCTGGACGGGATGAACCTGCCGGGCACCGAGGTGCTGCCGCTCTATGGTCGCCTCTCCGCCGCGGAGCAGCACCGGGTCTTCAGCCGGCACTCGGGCCGCCGGATCGTGGTGTCCACCAATGTCGCTGAAACGTCACTGACCGTCCCGGGCATCCGCTATGTCATCGACACCGGCACAGCCCGCATCTCCCGTTACTCCCAGCGACTGAAGGTGCAGCGCCTGCCGATCGAGCCGATCAGCCAGGCCAGCGCCAACCAGCGCTCCGGTCGCTGCGGGCGACTCGCCGACGGCATCGCGGTCAGGCTCTACAGCCAGGAGGACTTCGAGGCCCGGCCCGAGTTCACCGAGCCGGAGATCCTGCGCACCAACCTGGCCTCCGTCATCCTGCAGATGACCAATCTCGGTCTGGGAGACATCGCCGGCTTCCCGTTCCTGGAGCCACCGGACTCACGGCAGATCGCCGACGGTGTGCGCCTGCTCGACGAGCTGCAGGCGATCGACCCCGACGCCCCGGTGCACGTCCCGCGCAAGCGACTGACGCCATACGGCCGGGCGATCGTCGCGCTCCCGGTGGACCCGCGCCTGGCGCGCATGGTGATCGAGGCCGAGCGCAACGGTGCCCTGCGGGAGGTCTCGGTCATCGTCTCCGCACTGTCCATGCAGGACCCGCGTGAGCGACCCGTCGACGCGCAGGCCCAGGCCGACCAGTCGCACGCCCGGTTCAAGGACGAGCACTCCGACTTCATGACGCTGCTCAACCTGTGGCGCTATCTCAAGGAGCAGCAGAAGGCGTTGTCCGGCAGCGCCTTCCGGCGGATGTGCAAGCGTGAGTACCTGCACTATCTGCGGGTGCGCGAGTGGCAGGACCTGCACTCCCAGCTCACGTCGGCGACCAAGTCCCTGGGGCTGCAGGCAAACTCCAACGAGCCCAGCGCAGACCAGATCCACCAGTCGCTGCTGGCCGGCCTGTTGTCGCACGTCGGGCTCTATGACCGGGACAAGCGGGAGTATGCCGGGGCGCGTGGTGCCCGGTTCGTCATCCAGCCCGGGTCGGTCCTGCACCGCAAGAATCCCGACTGGGTGATGACGGCCGAGCTGGTCGAGACCACGCGGCTGTGGGCGCGGGTCAACGCTCCCACCGACCCGGCGTGGGTGGAGCGGGCCGCCGCGCACCTGGTCAAGCGCTCCTACTCCGAGCCGCGCTGGTCCCGCAGTCGCGCCTCGGCTGTCGCGACCGAGCGGGTCACCCTCTATGGCGTGCCGCTCATCGCCGATCGGGCCGTTCCCTATGGGCGGATCGACCCCGAGGTGGCCCGCGACCTGTTCATCCGGCACGGGCTGGTCGAGGGGGACTGGGACACCCGGCACGACTTCTTCCACGCCAACCGGCGGCTGATCCGCGAGCTCGGCGAGCTGGAGGCCCGGGCCAGACGGCGCGACATCCTCGTCGACGACGAGACGCTGGTTGACTTCTATGAGGCACGGATCCCGCCCGAGGTCGTCTCCGGTGCCCACTTCGACACCTGGTGGAAGAGCGCCCGCCGCCAGGACTCCCAACTGCTCACCTTCACCGAGGACCTGCTGGTCAGTGACGATGCCTCGCTGGTCAGCGACACCGACTATCCGGGCACCTGGCGCCAGGGTGACCTGGAGTTCACCGTGACCTACCAGTTCGAGCCCGGGTCCGGCTCGGACGGGGTGACGGTGCACGTGCCCATCGAGGTGCTCAACCAGGTGCGCCCCGACGGCTTCGACTGGCTCGTGCCCGGGCTGCGCGAGGAGCTGGCCACGGCCCTGGTGAAGTCGCTGCCCAAGGACCTGCGTCGCAACTTCGTGCCGGCCCCGGATCACGCCCGGCGGGCCCTGGCCGCGATCGGTGCCCCGCGCGATGAGCAGGAGACCTTCGTTGAGGCGCTGGCCGACGAGCTCGATGCCCGCCGGGTCGTGCCCGTCAGCGCGTCGGACTTCGACGTCGACCGGGTCCCGGACCACCTCAGGGTGACGTTCGCGGTGGAGCGGGCACCGCGGCTGGGGTCGCGGCGTGGCCGCAGCCGGCCCCGGGTCGAGCTGTTGGGGGAGGGCAAGGACCTCGCGGCCCTGCAGGCCGAGCTGGCCCCCGCGGTGCGGACCACGATGGCCCGTGCGGCAGCCAGCATCGAGCGGACGGGACTGACCTCGTGGACCGAGGCGATCGGCATACTGCCCGAGACCTTTGAGCAGCAGGTGGGCGGCAAGACCGTGGTGGGTTATCCGGCCCTGGTCGACACCGGCAAGGCGGTCGACGTGCGGGTGCTGGGCACGGCCTCCGAGGCCGATCGGGCCACACGCGTGGGGGTGCGACGGCTGCTCCTGCTGGGCACGACCCCGCCGTGGAAACGGTTGCTGGCGCTGCTGACGAACCAGCAGAAGCTGTCGCTGGGGCACAACCCGCACGGGTCGGTGCCGTTGCTGCTGCAGGACGCCCTCGCCTGCGCCGTGGACTCAGTGGTGGCGGAGATGCCGGGAGCTCGGGTGCGCAGCCCGCAGGACTTTGACCGGGCGCTGGCGATCGTGAAGCAGCAGGCGGTGCCGCGGGTGCTGCAGATCGTGGAGTCCCTGGCCCCGATCCTGGACACGTCCCGGGAGGTGACGCTCGGGCTCCAGCGGCTCACCGCACCGGCCGCCGCCGAGATGGCTACCGACCTGCGCCGACAGCTGGACCTGCTGATCCGGCCCGGCTTTGTCGCCGCCACCGGGTATCAGCGGCTGCCGCACCTGCGCCGCTATCTGGCGGCGATGGCCGAGCGGCTGGAGAAGGGCGCGCTCGACCTGGCCAAGGACCGCGACCGGATGGCGACGGTGCACACGGTCGAGGAGGAGTTCGCCACGTTCCTGGCCAAGCTGCCCCCGCACCGGCGCCGGGACGAAGACGTCGTGGACATCGGCTGGCTGCTGCAGGAACTGCGGGTCAGCCTGTTCGCCCAGCGCCTCGGCACCCCGCAGCCGGTGTCGCCCAAGCGGATCTATGCCGCGATGGACCGGGCCGAAGACCTCTCATTTTAA
- a CDS encoding DsbA family protein: MARKKKTEPQSARERIREQQQQAAARNQRMTIVFRSLIGVAVLAMAAVVTAIALNQGGGASATPANMTDDGILLAGEAGSISADDPAGAPGDVPGVSLYVDFQCPHCLTFEHTNMPFLSEQVEAGTITVAVHPVALMDNASQGTQFSSRAANAAACVATHQPGTFLDVTQGLFDLQQAAAQGSVNDDVLTQAVSEAGADSSDTRACILDREYDGWVRDATDRALADPDLAGPSGRFGTPTVLIEGERFDGEQTPEGLAAALGL, translated from the coding sequence ATGGCACGGAAGAAGAAGACCGAACCCCAGTCCGCGCGCGAGCGCATCCGAGAGCAACAGCAGCAGGCGGCTGCGCGCAACCAGCGGATGACGATCGTGTTTCGCTCCCTCATCGGCGTGGCCGTCCTCGCTATGGCCGCGGTGGTGACCGCCATCGCGCTCAACCAGGGCGGTGGCGCGTCCGCCACCCCTGCGAACATGACGGACGACGGCATACTGCTGGCCGGGGAGGCCGGCAGCATCTCGGCCGACGACCCGGCCGGGGCGCCCGGTGACGTCCCTGGCGTGAGCCTCTACGTCGACTTCCAGTGCCCGCACTGCCTGACGTTCGAGCACACGAACATGCCGTTCCTGAGCGAGCAGGTCGAGGCCGGGACCATCACGGTGGCGGTGCACCCGGTGGCGCTGATGGACAACGCGAGCCAGGGCACGCAGTTCTCCAGCCGCGCCGCCAACGCCGCCGCGTGCGTCGCCACGCACCAGCCCGGGACCTTCCTGGACGTCACCCAGGGCCTGTTCGACCTGCAGCAGGCCGCGGCGCAGGGCAGCGTCAACGACGACGTGCTGACCCAGGCGGTGAGCGAGGCGGGCGCCGACTCCTCCGACACCCGGGCCTGCATCCTGGACCGGGAGTATGACGGGTGGGTGCGTGACGCGACCGACCGCGCCCTGGCCGACCCGGACCTGGCAGGGCCGTCGGGCCGGTTCGGCACGCCGACGGTGCTCATCGAGGGCGAGCGCTTCGACGGCGAGCAGACGCCGGAGGGCCTCGCCGCGGCCCTCGGTCTGTAG
- a CDS encoding vitamin K epoxide reductase family protein: protein MQTQSGDRRLLAPFVVAAGLVGLWASFELVLAKFVSLDDPEAALGCDFSIVVQCGANLTSDQGEVFGFPNPLLGLAGFVAPVAVGVALLAGATFARWFWLLFQAGITAGLAFVLWLIHQSIYVLGTLCPWCMVVWAVMIPIFLTATLRNAAAGILGDGPRRAGAYLLTWLVPLTLGSYLIIALLAQLRLDVLRYL, encoded by the coding sequence GTGCAGACACAGTCCGGCGACCGGCGACTGCTCGCACCCTTCGTGGTGGCAGCCGGCCTGGTCGGACTCTGGGCCTCGTTCGAGCTGGTGCTCGCCAAGTTCGTCAGCCTCGACGACCCCGAAGCGGCGTTGGGCTGTGACTTCAGCATCGTCGTGCAGTGCGGCGCCAACCTGACCTCAGACCAGGGCGAGGTGTTCGGGTTCCCCAACCCGTTGCTCGGGCTCGCGGGGTTCGTGGCGCCGGTGGCGGTCGGGGTGGCCCTCCTGGCGGGGGCCACCTTCGCCCGCTGGTTCTGGCTGCTCTTCCAGGCCGGCATCACCGCCGGCCTGGCGTTCGTCCTCTGGCTGATCCACCAGAGCATCTACGTCCTGGGCACGCTGTGCCCCTGGTGCATGGTCGTGTGGGCCGTCATGATCCCGATCTTCCTCACCGCCACCCTGCGCAACGCCGCGGCCGGGATCCTCGGGGACGGCCCACGCCGCGCCGGTGCCTACCTACTGACCTGGCTGGTCCCGCTCACGCTGGGCAGCTACCTCATCATCGCGCTCCTCGCCCAGCTGCGGCTGGACGTCCTGCGCTACCTCTGA
- a CDS encoding copper resistance CopC family protein, translated as MHTRFRRAVTCPVPSIPHLILGALAALLVGAVLLGTGSAAYAHDTLTDSSPAEGETLQEPPTQVQLTFSAEVLDMGAAVVVTDSDGGSWEAGEPTVDGRDVTVPLREGLPNGSFEVTWRVTSSDGHPISGVTPFTVDAPEPETAEPTTTEPTTTEPAPTTGSETTEPTTEPATEPTTDPAPTTADAAEDTDDEADEASGGFPWLPVVIVVALATLAYVVVRVMRRGAPEQGGDR; from the coding sequence ATGCATACCCGTTTCCGGCGCGCTGTGACGTGCCCAGTTCCATCCATCCCGCATCTCATCCTCGGTGCCCTGGCGGCTCTGCTCGTGGGCGCCGTGCTGCTCGGCACCGGCTCAGCGGCATACGCCCACGACACCCTCACCGACAGCAGCCCCGCCGAGGGCGAGACCCTGCAGGAGCCACCGACGCAGGTGCAGCTGACCTTCTCCGCCGAGGTGCTCGACATGGGCGCGGCCGTGGTCGTCACCGACAGCGACGGTGGCTCCTGGGAGGCGGGTGAGCCCACCGTCGACGGCCGGGACGTCACCGTCCCCCTCCGGGAGGGCCTGCCCAACGGCTCCTTCGAGGTCACCTGGCGCGTCACCTCCTCGGACGGGCACCCCATCTCCGGCGTGACCCCGTTCACGGTGGACGCGCCCGAGCCGGAGACCGCGGAGCCGACCACCACCGAGCCGACCACCACGGAGCCGGCACCGACGACCGGTTCGGAGACCACGGAGCCGACAACGGAACCGGCCACCGAGCCGACGACCGACCCGGCGCCCACGACGGCGGACGCGGCGGAGGACACCGACGACGAGGCCGACGAGGCCTCCGGCGGATTCCCGTGGCTGCCGGTCGTGATCGTCGTGGCCCTCGCGACCTTGGCGTATGTCGTGGTGCGGGTCATGCGTCGCGGCGCCCCTGAGCAGGGCGGCGACCGCTGA
- a CDS encoding VOC family protein codes for MTTLGSIMLGTTDPDRLHQWYTTVLPPDSDDRQGDYRILGYGGFYLFLDGRDDVQASHPDPARTLLNFDVDDARAVTARMEAAGSTWVAPLEDREGSLFATAQDPDGNHVQVIQLCAEHLAQMQTNETGTAPAHGVVADEAFGGFSADDLATARSFYADTLGLRVVDGPEQMPLLFLDAGRHKTLVYDKGEAHVPATYTVLNLPALDVEAAVRDLTDRGVEFLRYDGMEQDELGIQRGGGPLIAWFSDPAGNVMSVIERD; via the coding sequence ATGACCACCCTTGGCAGCATCATGCTCGGCACGACCGACCCGGACCGGTTGCACCAGTGGTACACCACGGTGCTGCCACCGGACAGCGACGACCGACAGGGGGACTACCGGATCCTGGGGTATGGCGGGTTCTACCTCTTCCTCGACGGTCGCGACGACGTGCAGGCCAGCCACCCCGACCCGGCCAGGACACTGCTGAACTTTGACGTGGACGACGCCCGCGCCGTCACCGCACGGATGGAGGCGGCGGGCAGCACCTGGGTGGCGCCCCTGGAGGACCGTGAGGGCAGTCTCTTTGCGACGGCCCAGGATCCGGACGGCAACCACGTCCAGGTGATCCAGCTCTGCGCGGAGCACCTGGCACAGATGCAGACCAACGAGACCGGCACCGCGCCCGCACATGGGGTGGTGGCCGACGAGGCGTTCGGCGGCTTCTCCGCCGACGACCTGGCGACCGCCCGGTCCTTCTATGCCGACACCCTCGGCCTGCGGGTGGTCGACGGTCCCGAGCAGATGCCCCTGCTCTTCCTGGATGCTGGCCGGCACAAGACCCTCGTCTATGACAAGGGGGAGGCGCACGTCCCGGCCACCTACACCGTGCTGAACCTGCCGGCGCTGGACGTCGAGGCCGCGGTCCGCGACCTGACCGACCGCGGTGTGGAGTTCCTGCGCTACGACGGCATGGAGCAGGACGAGCTGGGCATCCAGCGCGGGGGCGGCCCCCTGATCGCCTGGTTCAGCGACCCGGCCGGGAATGTGATGTCGGTGATCGAGCGGGACTGA
- a CDS encoding acetyl-CoA hydrolase/transferase family protein has protein sequence MISVDTATLAARLRALPDHPRVVVSGNHCVPWELVRLLDEQVESYTLHLLNAPPGIPERDGVVAETCFVGAGQRRHPDLRYIPSRLSLVPVLFREALPVDVVLLHCAPPRDGMVSLGIEVNVLPAAIEACRARGGLVIGQVNDQMPFTYGDALVPVDHLDLVLEAGSRLPSPPDGIPLGEDALAIGEQVAAMVPDGATLQMGIGAVPDAALAALTGHRGLRLWTEMFSDGVLDLDAAGALDAEHPLTTSFLFGSPELYAWLDGNRRVHLQRTERTNDPGLIAQQRLMTSINTALEVDLFGQANASRINARIHSGIGGQTDFIVGALHSPGGQAIMALRSWHPKADVSTIVPLLDEPVTSFQASAIVTEQGVAPLFGRSEREQAANLIEAAAHPRVRDELWEEAHHLGLA, from the coding sequence GTGATCAGCGTCGACACCGCCACCCTGGCCGCCAGACTCCGCGCCCTGCCCGACCATCCACGGGTGGTCGTCTCCGGCAACCACTGCGTGCCGTGGGAGCTCGTCCGTCTGCTCGACGAGCAGGTCGAGAGCTACACCCTGCACCTGCTCAACGCACCGCCCGGCATCCCGGAACGCGACGGTGTCGTCGCCGAGACCTGCTTCGTGGGGGCCGGGCAGCGCCGACACCCCGACCTGCGCTACATCCCCTCCCGACTCTCCCTGGTCCCGGTGCTGTTCCGCGAGGCGCTGCCGGTGGACGTGGTGCTGCTGCACTGCGCACCGCCGCGCGATGGGATGGTCTCCCTGGGCATCGAGGTCAACGTCCTCCCGGCGGCCATCGAGGCTTGCCGGGCACGTGGCGGGTTGGTGATCGGGCAGGTCAACGACCAGATGCCCTTCACGTATGGCGACGCGCTGGTTCCCGTAGACCACCTCGACCTGGTCCTCGAGGCCGGCAGCCGACTGCCCTCCCCGCCGGATGGCATACCCCTGGGTGAGGACGCGCTCGCCATCGGTGAGCAGGTGGCCGCGATGGTGCCGGACGGCGCCACCCTGCAGATGGGCATCGGGGCGGTGCCCGACGCGGCGCTCGCCGCCCTCACCGGGCATCGTGGGCTGCGGCTGTGGACCGAGATGTTCTCCGACGGAGTGCTCGACCTGGACGCTGCCGGGGCCCTGGACGCAGAGCATCCGCTGACCACGTCGTTCCTCTTCGGCTCGCCCGAGCTCTATGCCTGGCTCGACGGCAACCGACGCGTGCACCTGCAGCGCACCGAGCGCACGAACGACCCCGGACTCATCGCCCAGCAGCGGCTGATGACCTCGATCAACACCGCTCTCGAGGTGGACCTGTTCGGCCAGGCCAACGCCTCACGGATCAACGCCCGGATCCACAGCGGCATCGGTGGGCAGACCGACTTCATCGTCGGCGCGCTCCACTCGCCGGGCGGGCAGGCGATCATGGCGCTGCGGTCGTGGCACCCCAAGGCCGACGTGTCCACGATCGTGCCGTTGCTGGACGAGCCGGTCACCTCGTTCCAGGCCTCGGCCATCGTCACCGAGCAGGGCGTGGCCCCCTTGTTTGGGCGCAGCGAGCGGGAGCAGGCGGCCAACCTGATCGAGGCCGCCGCCCACCCGCGCGTGCGTGACGAACTGTGGGAGGAGGCGCACCACCTGGGCCTGGCCTGA
- a CDS encoding SigE family RNA polymerase sigma factor, with the protein MREPDGFREFVQGRSPSLLRTAWMLTGDAAAAEDLLQTALARTWPHWSRVSQGHPTAYVRQVMVRTNASWRARFWTREKPTDLTVAGAGIPTEAYADPDPSDSVTDRLVLLDALAQLPVRQRQAVVLRYFDDLSVEAVAEIMTCSPGTVKSQTSKGLTRLRQVIGEDALVKGTCDG; encoded by the coding sequence ATGCGGGAGCCGGACGGATTCCGGGAGTTCGTGCAGGGACGGTCACCGTCCCTGCTGCGGACCGCCTGGATGCTGACCGGTGACGCAGCGGCCGCCGAGGACCTCCTGCAGACAGCCCTGGCCCGGACCTGGCCGCACTGGTCACGGGTCAGCCAGGGCCACCCCACGGCCTATGTGCGCCAGGTGATGGTGCGCACCAACGCGAGTTGGCGCGCCCGTTTCTGGACCCGCGAGAAGCCGACGGACCTCACCGTGGCTGGTGCCGGCATACCGACCGAGGCGTATGCCGACCCGGACCCGAGCGACTCCGTCACCGACCGTCTGGTCCTGTTGGACGCACTGGCGCAGCTGCCGGTGCGCCAGCGCCAGGCCGTGGTGCTGCGCTATTTCGACGACCTGTCGGTGGAGGCCGTCGCCGAGATCATGACCTGCTCCCCCGGGACGGTGAAGAGCCAGACGTCCAAGGGGCTCACCAGGTTGCGGCAGGTCATCGGCGAGGACGCCCTGGTGAAAGGGACTTGTGATGGATGA
- a CDS encoding SDR family NAD(P)-dependent oxidoreductase has translation MEKHAGRGVLVTGASRGVGAATARAFAERGDRVVVHYRGAEERAREVLESLPGEGHGLVRADLASPEETQALAAQGVEILGRIDVLVNNAALFLDPGAGGSRRGDHRLTDTDYDSWVRAWRTTLETNLMGPANLTFCVARHMLEVAPAEGSPAGRIVNVGSRGAYRGEPDVPAYGASKAGLHAFGQSMAIALAPHGIGVVSIAPGFIATDMAAGLLQGATGDAIRAQSPFGRVATPEEVAEAVRMLAEPGAEWISGAVVDFNGASHLR, from the coding sequence ATGGAAAAGCACGCGGGCAGAGGAGTTCTCGTCACGGGGGCCTCACGGGGTGTGGGGGCGGCGACCGCCCGGGCGTTCGCCGAGCGCGGCGACCGGGTGGTGGTGCACTACCGGGGCGCGGAGGAGCGCGCCAGGGAGGTGCTGGAGTCCCTGCCCGGCGAGGGCCACGGCCTGGTGCGCGCCGACCTCGCGTCACCGGAGGAGACGCAGGCACTGGCGGCGCAGGGCGTCGAGATCCTCGGGCGCATCGACGTGCTCGTCAACAATGCCGCGCTCTTCCTCGACCCTGGCGCAGGCGGCAGCCGTCGTGGGGACCACCGCCTGACGGACACCGACTATGACAGCTGGGTGCGGGCCTGGCGGACCACGCTGGAGACCAACCTGATGGGGCCGGCCAACCTCACCTTCTGCGTGGCCCGGCACATGCTGGAGGTCGCCCCCGCCGAGGGCAGCCCCGCCGGGCGCATCGTCAACGTGGGGTCGCGCGGTGCCTATCGCGGCGAGCCGGACGTCCCTGCCTATGGCGCGAGCAAGGCCGGGCTGCATGCCTTCGGCCAGTCGATGGCCATCGCCCTGGCACCGCACGGGATCGGGGTCGTCTCCATCGCGCCGGGTTTCATCGCCACGGACATGGCCGCCGGCTTGCTGCAGGGCGCCACCGGCGACGCCATCCGCGCGCAGAGCCCATTCGGTCGGGTCGCGACCCCGGAGGAGGTGGCCGAAGCCGTCCGCATGCTGGCCGAGCCCGGTGCCGAGTGGATCTCCGGCGCCGTCGTCGACTTCAACGGGGCCAGTCACCTGCGCTGA
- a CDS encoding YkvA family protein: protein MAHAARRPLRWGALMGVATAIRSASRPGAPGLGERLAALPRMIRAIMTKRYAGVDGSKLLMMLAAVGYVVSPIDLMPEAILFLGGLGDDALVVGWLAVTIVNATDDFLDWERNGDAIPGQVYDTTWSNRQYS, encoded by the coding sequence TTGGCACACGCTGCACGCCGACCCCTGCGCTGGGGCGCCCTGATGGGCGTCGCCACCGCGATTCGTTCTGCCAGCCGCCCCGGTGCTCCTGGCCTGGGGGAGCGGCTCGCCGCCCTGCCGCGAATGATTCGCGCCATCATGACCAAGCGCTACGCCGGCGTCGACGGCTCTAAGCTGCTGATGATGCTGGCCGCCGTCGGTTATGTCGTCAGCCCGATCGACCTGATGCCCGAGGCGATCCTGTTCCTCGGCGGCCTCGGTGACGACGCCCTCGTGGTCGGCTGGCTCGCCGTGACGATCGTCAACGCGACCGACGACTTCCTCGACTGGGAGCGCAACGGCGACGCGATCCCCGGCCAGGTCTACGACACGACCTGGTCCAACCGCCAGTACTCGTAA